The following proteins come from a genomic window of Lolium rigidum isolate FL_2022 chromosome 5, APGP_CSIRO_Lrig_0.1, whole genome shotgun sequence:
- the LOC124656737 gene encoding disease resistance protein Pik-2-like — MERAAQQVLSNAGQLVGEEFRLLRTVGGEVAELRDELATMSALLRMHTEAEDGAVDHFVREWMKQLRELAYDAEDCIDLYIFRIKCGPKLGVYIWCKRQFERLLPRYRLAGKMRALRARAVAISERHARHGVSRDALGRSRSLALVPVLGASAHALRPTNDPDQLVGVAEQAIDLANKVQAVTDKERDMNLKVFSIVGFGGLGKTTLAMEVCRQLETDFDRQANVSVSQAFDGGKDLQVLLKRVLHQVAKAKSQNDKGINEEVNDSLGAIDAMDVDQLATKLKEFLDDKRYLIVVDDVWTISAWDAIQSKLPSSRHGSRIIVTTRIDSVAKECSDPTIGIYPIKQLNLADSTKLFMSKAFGSVEASCPTELESTMNKILKKCGGLPLAIISIGSLLASYRSPESKDMWDTICKSIGSQMDSSPTLEGMRQIITLSYNHLPYNLKGCMMYLSIFPEDYEIRTIRLLYRWIAEGLVEEKRGLTLKEVAESYFDELISRSMIVPTSGMGYNGRAKACRVHDMMLEVMVSKSLEANFVSVVGSQYEGVSYDRIRRLSIHDAPMESSSKKQNKKKIAGHGKSNGMKCVRSLTMFEIEGHSILSRLREFTLLRVLDLEGCKGLENKHVKHICGMYLLRFLSLRSTEVSVLPKKIGELEHLQMLNVDWTCIEELPEELTKLEKLEHVDFRNKHDWSIMWTPPQGLSKMKALREVNYIIVNDVHVAKEVGELGQLRQIGIWVSHENQEVLPELACSLSKRYSLRSLSIGCFEQGPVNFLLQMESPPRLLRHLYIDGDINELPNWVGSLAYLIDIDIMNTCLVGDQLFGVLCKLPNLQKIWLGPRGYIGHELVARTAHNFPMLRNLVCHCTSMHPTLQFENGSMDKLEGLSVEFGADGRSLVGIQHLPNLKEVELIGVKDNSTLSNSLDQLIAESKTRKEHNQFKVVAKYQ; from the exons ATGGAGAGGGCAGCGCAGCAAGTTTTGAGCAATGCTGGGCAGTTAGTGGGGGAGGAGTTTCGGCTGCTCCGCACCGTTGGTGGCGAGGTTGCCGAGCTGAGGGACGAGCTGGCAACCATGAGCGCCCTCCTCCGCATGCATACTGAAGCCGAAGACGGTGCCGTGGACCACTTCGTCCGCGAGTGGATGAAACAGCTCCGTGAGCTCGCCTACGATGCTGAGGACTGCATCGACCTTTACATATTCCGCATCAAGTGCGGGCCGAAACTCGGCGTCTACATCTGGTGCAAGCGCCAGTTTGAGAGGCTTTTGCCTCGCTATCGTCTCGCTGGGAAGATGAGGGCCCTCCGAGCCCGTGCTGTGGCAATCAGCGAGCGCCATGCTCGTCATGGCGTCAGCCGCGACGCACTGGGCCGCTCTCGTTCTTTAGCTCTTGTGCCGGTGCTGGGGGCGTCCGCGCATGCTCTCCGGCCTACCAACGACCCTGACCAGTTGGTTGGCGTCGCAGAACAGGCTATCGACCTGGCCAACAAGGTGCAGGCTGTGACTGACAAAGAGCGCGACATGAATTTAAAGGTGTTCTCTATCGTGGGGTTTGGAGGGCTTGGAAAAACTACACTTGCCATGGAGGTGTGCCGGCAACTGGAGACGGATTTCGACCGCCAAGCGAATGTGTCTGTGTCTCAGGCGTTCGATGGCGGAAAGGACCTGCAGGTACTGCTGAAACGCGTGCTTCACCAGGTTGCCAAGGCCAAATCGCAAAATGATAAAGGCATCAATGAAGAGGTGAATGATTCACTTGGTGCAATTGACGCCATGGATGTTGATCAGCTGGCCACCAAGCTTAAGGAATTTCTCGATGACAAGAG GTACCTGATTGTGGTCGATGATGTATGGACAATATCAGCTTGGGATGCCATCCAGTCCAAGTTGCCAAGTAGCAGACACGGCAGCAGAATCATTGTGACCACTCGGATAGATAGTGTGGCCAAAGAATGCAGTGATCCTACTATTGGCATCTACCCTATAAAGCAACTCAATTTGGCAGATTCTACGAAGCTATTCATGAGTAAAGCATTTGGATCTGTGGAGGCTTCATGCCCCACGGAGTTAGAAAGCACAATGAACAAGATTTTAAAGAAGTGTGGTGGCCTGCCACTCGCAATTATTAGCATTGGTAGCCTCTTGGCGAGCTATAGATCACCAGAGAGCAAGGACATGTGGGACACAATATGCAAATCAATCGGTTCTCAGATGGATAGCAGCCCTACCTTGGAGGGGATGAGGCAGATAATCACACTCAGCTACAACCACCTGCCTTATAATCTCAAGGGCTGCATGATGTATCTTTCCATTTTTCCAGAAGACTATGAGATCAGGACCATTCGACTCTTGTACAGATGGATTGCTGAGGGATTGGTTGAGGAAAAACGGGGGTTGACTCTGAAGGAGGTTGCAGAGTCTTATTTTGATGAACTGATTAGTAGGAGCATGATTGTTCCAACTTCCGGCATGGGCTACAATGGGAGGGCGAAGGCGTGTCGGGTGCACGACATGATGCTTGAGGTCATGGTGTCCAAGTCCTTGGAAGCCAACTTTGTTAGCGTGGTAGGTTCGCAGTACGAGGGGGTGTCATATGATAGGATTCGCCGCCTCTCCATCCATGATGCACCCATGGAGtcttcatccaagaaacaaaataagaaaaaaatagcAGGGCACGGCAAGAGTAATGGCATGAAGTGTGTTCGGTCACTAACCATGTTTGAGATCGAAGGGCATAGTATCCTCAGTCGCCTGCGAGAGTTCACCCTACTGAGGGTACTTGATCTAGAAGGCTGCAAGGGCCTAGAAAACAAGCATGTGAAACATATCTGCGGGATGTATCTcctaaggttcttgagcttgagGAGCACAGAGGTCAGCGTGTTAcctaaaaaaattggtgagctagaGCATTTGCAGATGCTTAATGTTGATTGGACGTGCATTGAGGAGCTACCAGAAGAACTAACAAAGCTGGAGAAACTTGAGCATGTAGACTTCCGCAACAAGCATGACTGGTCCATTATGTGGACTCCGCCGCAAGGACTCTCTAAAATGAAGGCGTTGCGGGAGGTGAATTACATAATTGTAAATGACGTCCATGTTGCCAAAGAAGTGGGTGAACTAGGGCAACTGCGGCAGATAGGTATCTGGGTCTCTCATGAAAATCAAGAGGTTCTCCCAGAGCTTGCATGTTCCCTGAGCAagagatactccctccggtccctgTCCATTGGTTGCTTTGAGCAAGGCCCTGTGAACTTCCTCCTTCAAATGGAATCTCCGCCACGACTCCTCCGACACTTATACATTGATGGTGATATCAACGAACTTCCCAACTGGGTCGGGTCACTAGCATATCTTATTGATATTGACATTATGAACACATGCCTTGTTGGTGATCAACTATTTGGCGTCCTCTGTAAGTTGCCTAACCTGCAGAAAATCTGGCTGGGGCCGAGAGGCTACATTGGCCATGAGCTGGTTGCACGCACTGCCCACAACTTCCCTATGCTGAGAAATCTTGTGTGCCATTGTACAAGTATGCATCCAACGCTTCAGTTTGAAAATGGATCAATGGATAAGCTCGAGGGGCTTAGTGTGGAATTCGGTGCCGATGGGAGGAGTCTTGTTGGAATCCAGCATTTGCCCAACCTTAAAGAGGTGGAGCTCATCGGTGTCAAAGACAACTCTACACTGAGCAACTCATTGGACCAGCTGATAGCAGAGAGTAAGACACGCAAAGAGCACAACCAGTTCAAAGTTGTAGCGAAGTACCAGTGA